A window from Methanocalculus alkaliphilus encodes these proteins:
- a CDS encoding YkgJ family cysteine cluster protein, translating to MPATPRLTRMIDHLNTEREALLAYPEADLATIIQDVGFSCTFCGRCCTREFNGHVLMLDEDTERVRSIAPEALIPAPYFEFCDNTGVLYTSGYTIRIKEDGSCHFLDQNRRCTIYTERMGICRLYPYMLHRETGDDGTIDWRQIAGLNQHGEYHDEIGRAEAEEIAAAVKAYEEAYLAQEIAFLESLMAHFQKENLRHVPKILDQQIAAFRRGEPVPVKIYYNGTFVDGTADCRESGMVPHRPGKR from the coding sequence ATGCCCGCCACCCCCCGCCTCACCCGGATGATCGACCACCTCAATACTGAGCGGGAAGCCCTCCTCGCCTATCCCGAAGCTGATCTCGCCACCATCATCCAGGATGTCGGCTTCTCCTGCACCTTCTGCGGCCGCTGCTGCACCCGCGAGTTCAACGGCCATGTCCTCATGCTGGACGAAGACACGGAGCGGGTGCGGAGCATTGCACCCGAGGCACTCATCCCGGCGCCGTACTTCGAGTTCTGCGACAATACCGGCGTCCTCTATACCTCCGGATACACCATCAGGATCAAGGAGGACGGCAGCTGCCACTTCCTTGATCAGAACCGCCGCTGCACCATCTATACAGAGAGGATGGGGATCTGCAGGCTCTATCCGTACATGCTCCACCGTGAGACCGGCGATGACGGCACCATCGACTGGCGGCAGATCGCGGGCCTCAACCAGCATGGTGAGTACCATGACGAGATCGGAAGGGCTGAAGCAGAGGAGATAGCCGCAGCGGTGAAGGCGTACGAGGAGGCATATCTTGCACAGGAGATCGCCTTCCTCGAGTCCCTCATGGCACACTTCCAAAAAGAGAACCTCCGGCATGTCCCAAAGATCCTCGACCAGCAGATCGCCGCCTTCAGGAGGGGAGAGCCGGTCCCGGTGAAGATCTATTACAACGGAACCTTCGTGGACGGAACAGCCGACTGCCGGGAGAGCGGGATGGTTCCCCACCGGCCCGGCAAGCGGTAG
- a CDS encoding esterase/lipase family protein: MNHQYHPVALVHGWKSHPGIWRDLITRLTNHGIPAWAFAYTDDHPETVATDLQRYIAGKRKESGYTGDIDIITHSMGTHITRYLLEVIDGGGKEEGVRQLIGIGPPNNGSSMAELFCDAVHGEEMINRLTGVFVPKGYIPDDDALVQEVRPKSPTMRTLKRAGLRDDISYHFILGENLTRSAAFFPVFGGRTPVYGEDGEWKTTWSGDGVIPHTDSVIAGAGYEVVPSDPIRLTERPWRYCHTTLPKNPEVMDAILRHITQFGRE; the protein is encoded by the coding sequence ATGAACCATCAATATCACCCGGTCGCTCTTGTGCATGGCTGGAAGAGCCATCCCGGCATCTGGAGAGATCTCATCACCCGGCTCACCAACCATGGAATCCCGGCATGGGCATTTGCCTATACCGACGACCATCCCGAAACCGTCGCCACTGATCTTCAGAGATATATCGCCGGAAAACGAAAGGAATCCGGCTATACCGGCGATATCGATATCATCACCCATTCGATGGGAACGCATATCACCCGGTACCTCCTTGAGGTCATCGATGGCGGTGGAAAGGAAGAAGGGGTACGCCAGCTGATCGGAATCGGGCCGCCAAACAACGGATCATCAATGGCCGAACTCTTCTGCGATGCCGTTCACGGCGAAGAGATGATCAACAGGCTTACAGGCGTCTTTGTTCCGAAAGGCTACATCCCCGATGATGACGCACTCGTCCAGGAGGTCCGGCCGAAGAGCCCGACGATGAGGACGCTCAAAAGAGCCGGCCTTCGGGATGATATCAGCTACCATTTCATCCTTGGGGAGAACCTCACCAGATCAGCTGCATTCTTCCCGGTCTTCGGAGGCAGGACCCCGGTCTATGGGGAAGACGGGGAGTGGAAGACGACCTGGTCTGGCGACGGGGTGATCCCGCATACGGACTCCGTCATCGCAGGTGCAGGGTATGAAGTTGTGCCATCAGATCCGATCCGGCTCACAGAGCGACCATGGAGGTACTGCCATACCACCCTTCCAAAGAATCCCGAGGTCATGGACGCGATCCTCCGGCACATCACCCAATTTGGGCGGGAATGA
- a CDS encoding SPFH domain-containing protein has protein sequence MGLFGRRKEYHGGDDIDGADSRKGFYWIENQKGENVMWRLPRNIRWNDNVMVREDEYGIFFRDGKAMQVFDRPDRYAMTTQNIAGLQALGKAVVGMTQIGEFYWVQKRDFRSNFGTSEPLSFRDTDFGVVRIRVFGQYAYRVVDPMLFITQFVGTKGLTKSEEIIDWLKDQIVMILNATLGELKLKQNMGVLDMPAYLQQIEQICLTKLTGETEQYGLKITKFAGLNINLPEEVQQAVDKRGAMSALGVNYMQYQSGRAIEDIGRGAAQGGAGEGAGFATLGAGMGAGMGMGHVMGQSMAGGMGAPSQFGGPVQPEQQPGAPAQKCIKCDQPVVQGAKFCPHCGASQAPPTVKCGKCDFDVPQGAKFCPNCGNPMGAKACGKCGAELAPGARFCAGCGESVE, from the coding sequence ATGGGGCTTTTTGGTAGAAGGAAAGAATATCATGGCGGAGATGATATCGACGGTGCTGATTCGAGGAAGGGTTTCTACTGGATAGAGAACCAGAAAGGCGAGAACGTGATGTGGCGCCTTCCACGAAACATCCGGTGGAATGACAACGTCATGGTCAGGGAAGATGAGTATGGTATTTTCTTCCGTGATGGAAAAGCCATGCAGGTCTTTGACCGGCCTGACCGGTATGCGATGACGACACAGAATATCGCAGGCCTTCAGGCACTTGGAAAAGCTGTTGTCGGTATGACTCAGATCGGAGAGTTTTACTGGGTTCAGAAGCGTGATTTCCGCTCGAACTTCGGTACCTCCGAACCACTGAGTTTCCGTGATACCGATTTTGGTGTCGTCCGTATCCGTGTCTTTGGCCAGTATGCCTATCGGGTCGTTGATCCGATGCTCTTCATCACCCAGTTTGTCGGAACGAAAGGACTGACGAAGTCTGAGGAGATCATCGACTGGCTCAAAGACCAGATAGTGATGATTCTCAACGCCACCCTCGGTGAGCTGAAACTGAAGCAGAATATGGGTGTCCTTGACATGCCTGCATATCTGCAGCAGATCGAACAGATCTGTCTCACAAAACTCACCGGTGAGACCGAGCAGTACGGGCTGAAGATCACGAAGTTCGCCGGTTTGAATATCAACCTGCCTGAGGAAGTACAGCAGGCGGTCGATAAGCGTGGTGCCATGTCAGCTCTTGGCGTCAATTATATGCAGTACCAGTCCGGGCGAGCAATCGAGGATATCGGTCGTGGTGCAGCTCAGGGCGGTGCCGGTGAGGGAGCAGGGTTTGCAACACTTGGTGCCGGTATGGGTGCCGGTATGGGAATGGGTCATGTTATGGGCCAGTCAATGGCAGGTGGCATGGGCGCTCCATCCCAGTTTGGAGGTCCGGTTCAGCCGGAGCAGCAACCCGGTGCCCCGGCTCAGAAGTGCATCAAATGTGATCAGCCTGTTGTGCAGGGTGCAAAATTCTGCCCCCACTGCGGTGCGTCCCAGGCACCTCCGACGGTGAAATGTGGGAAATGTGACTTTGATGTTCCACAGGGTGCGAAGTTCTGTCCAAATTGTGGAAACCCAATGGGGGCGAAGGCCTGCGGAAAATGCGGTGCTGAGCTTGCACCGGGTGCCAGATTCTGTGCAGGCTGTGGTGAGTCTGTCGAATAA
- a CDS encoding 4Fe-4S binding protein has product MFGANFNPLLLIGIVYAISLTIISAILWITGRFSMRIRYSLLLITILLGFATFSPMIPHQFQGLFEHLAEGKRIGTILFSGIVGLGILSILSLLFGRQFCGYLCPIGAVQEVSYMIRTKKAVISRKGLLSGIRVAFLIAMIAAAFLAGIELLDYFGFSDFFRLSPTVGSLVFLLILLLSIGIYRPFCRSICPVGAIFQVAATPAIYTIRRTDACIRCGKCERACPTDVAKEGDRKDECYLCRRCIDVCPQEGALGYQRKKR; this is encoded by the coding sequence ATGTTTGGTGCCAACTTCAATCCCCTCCTTCTCATCGGGATCGTCTATGCGATCTCCCTCACAATCATCTCTGCGATCCTCTGGATAACCGGCCGTTTCTCAATGAGGATTCGGTACAGCCTCCTTCTGATCACCATACTCCTCGGCTTTGCCACCTTCTCGCCGATGATACCCCACCAGTTCCAGGGCCTCTTTGAACATCTCGCCGAAGGGAAACGGATCGGGACCATCCTCTTCTCGGGCATAGTCGGCCTTGGCATACTCAGCATCCTTTCGCTCCTCTTCGGCAGGCAGTTCTGCGGATACCTCTGTCCAATCGGAGCCGTTCAGGAGGTCTCCTACATGATCAGGACGAAGAAGGCCGTCATCTCCCGGAAAGGCCTCCTCAGTGGCATCCGTGTTGCGTTCCTCATCGCCATGATAGCAGCCGCATTCCTGGCGGGTATCGAACTCCTCGATTACTTTGGCTTCTCGGACTTCTTCCGGCTCAGCCCGACGGTCGGATCGCTCGTCTTCCTGCTGATCCTCCTCCTCTCAATAGGCATCTATCGGCCGTTCTGCAGAAGTATCTGCCCGGTGGGAGCAATCTTCCAGGTCGCAGCAACTCCGGCGATCTATACAATCCGGAGGACCGATGCATGTATCCGATGCGGAAAGTGTGAGAGGGCCTGCCCGACAGATGTGGCAAAAGAGGGGGACCGCAAAGATGAATGCTACCTCTGCCGCCGCTGCATTGACGTCTGCCCGCAGGAAGGGGCACTGGGGTACCAGCGAAAGAAGCGTTGA